One region of Oxalobacteraceae bacterium OTU3CAMAD1 genomic DNA includes:
- a CDS encoding ABC transporter permease subunit → MLLEFFKFDLRYQLRQPLLWVSGLILGLMAFGATTSDAIQVGGAIGNVHRNAPTVVAQIMGTFTVISMFIVTIFIAGTVLRDSEVGISDMLFATPMRKYQYLLGRFSAGLVACLAIFVLIAIGMLLGPLMPWVDEARVGPLPGAAYLWSFAFFVIPNLLFVGALLMLLAATTRSMMLVYVGVLGFFVLWAVAGAFTRDINNEWIAVLVDPFGVRAFGRATRYFSAAEANAGLPPFTGYLLANRLLWLGVAAVFFIATLILFKPQRVGTGRRVFGKAKPVAVAPPAPPAAVLPRIAPRFRASTGWIQCWHILAFDARAVFKSVPFLVMLLFGVLNFIGAATQADSMLGTDVYPVTHLMLQTLSGTFNFMLIIVVTFYAGELIFKERQARIADVGDALPVPDWAPLVAKCVALVGVIFGFLIAGAVAAAGFQLFKGGAPIEVGLYIKGVLLESAFFVLMGLFALALQVLTNNKFIGYLLVILLMVSQIVLGVMHFNHNLYNFASLPGLRYSDMNGYGHFLKGWSWYALYWSLFTVSALILAQAFWVRGLARPWRARVRLAGARLKSGAGLALALSVAGFIGTGAWIFYNTNVLNKYVPSDLAMDRQADCEKNYRKYKDLPQPRITDVRADVDIYPDERRVAIRGRYLLENKTGLPLTELRLQVNPDVETRYANLPPHQVVLDDKIAGFKVIKLAQPIAPGARLDLGFTVDVRHEGFTNSGAADSVNLNGTFFNNSEYFPHFGYRDDVELKDRNERRKRGLGEPQRMAKLEDEKARANTAFGGEADWINFETTVSTSGDQIAIAPGYLQKTWEQGGRRYFHYKMDRPMANFFAYLSARWTVKKGEWRGLPIEVYYDSKHAYNVDRMITSTQKSLDYFDANFTPYQHKQVRILEFPNYQGFAQSFANTIPYSESLGFIADLRDKDDIDYVYYVTAHEVAHQWWGHQVIGANVQGSTMLIESLAQYSALMVMEKEYGRDKLRRFLRFELDSYLRDRGGELIEEQPLFRVENQQYIHYRKGSLVFYRLRDEIGEAALNRALKRFLQDKGYQEAPYTTSRELLAYIRAEAPRDKQALITDLFEKIVFYDNRVTDAKAKKRADGQWDVTMTLHLAKMEADGKGKETPRAYDEPVEIAIFARAPGAKESEERVLFTEKRLLVGSEPVVTVTVKEQPFDVGVDPYNKMIDRVSRDNRKEVVIE, encoded by the coding sequence ATGTTGCTTGAATTCTTCAAATTCGACCTGCGTTACCAGTTGCGCCAGCCGCTGCTGTGGGTCAGCGGCCTGATCCTCGGCCTGATGGCCTTCGGCGCCACCACCAGCGACGCCATCCAGGTCGGCGGCGCCATCGGCAACGTCCACCGCAACGCGCCGACAGTCGTGGCGCAGATCATGGGCACGTTCACGGTGATCTCGATGTTCATCGTCACCATCTTCATCGCCGGCACCGTGCTGCGCGACAGCGAGGTCGGCATCTCCGACATGCTGTTCGCCACGCCGATGCGCAAGTACCAATACCTGCTAGGCCGCTTCAGCGCCGGCCTGGTGGCCTGCCTGGCGATCTTCGTGCTGATCGCCATCGGCATGCTGCTCGGTCCGTTGATGCCGTGGGTGGACGAGGCCCGCGTCGGCCCGCTGCCGGGCGCGGCCTACCTGTGGAGCTTCGCCTTCTTCGTCATTCCCAACCTGCTGTTCGTCGGCGCGCTGCTAATGCTGCTGGCAGCCACCACCCGTTCGATGATGCTGGTCTACGTCGGCGTCCTGGGCTTCTTCGTGCTGTGGGCCGTCGCCGGCGCCTTTACGCGCGACATCAACAACGAATGGATCGCCGTGCTGGTCGACCCGTTCGGCGTGCGTGCCTTCGGCCGCGCCACCCGCTACTTCTCGGCCGCCGAGGCCAACGCCGGCCTGCCGCCGTTTACCGGTTACCTGCTGGCCAACCGCCTGCTGTGGCTGGGCGTCGCGGCGGTCTTCTTCATCGCCACCCTGATCTTGTTCAAGCCGCAACGGGTCGGCACCGGGCGCCGCGTGTTCGGCAAAGCCAAGCCGGTTGCCGTGGCCCCGCCGGCGCCGCCGGCCGCCGTGCTGCCGCGTATTGCGCCGCGCTTCCGGGCTTCCACCGGCTGGATCCAGTGCTGGCACATCCTCGCCTTCGACGCCAGGGCCGTGTTCAAGAGCGTGCCCTTCCTGGTGATGCTGCTGTTCGGCGTCCTTAACTTCATCGGCGCCGCCACCCAGGCCGACAGCATGTTGGGCACCGACGTCTACCCGGTCACGCACCTGATGCTGCAGACCTTGAGCGGCACCTTCAACTTCATGCTGATCATCGTGGTGACCTTCTACGCCGGCGAACTGATCTTCAAGGAGCGCCAGGCCAGGATCGCCGACGTCGGCGACGCCCTGCCGGTGCCCGACTGGGCGCCGCTGGTCGCCAAATGCGTCGCGCTGGTGGGCGTCATCTTCGGCTTCCTCATTGCCGGCGCGGTGGCGGCGGCCGGTTTCCAGCTGTTCAAGGGCGGCGCGCCGATCGAGGTCGGCCTGTACATCAAGGGCGTGCTGCTGGAATCGGCCTTCTTCGTGCTGATGGGGCTGTTCGCGCTGGCATTGCAAGTGCTCACCAATAACAAGTTCATCGGCTACCTGCTGGTGATCCTGCTGATGGTGTCGCAGATCGTGCTGGGCGTGATGCACTTCAACCACAACCTGTACAACTTCGCCTCGCTGCCGGGCCTGCGCTATTCGGACATGAACGGTTACGGCCATTTCCTCAAGGGCTGGTCGTGGTACGCCTTGTACTGGAGCCTGTTCACGGTGTCGGCGCTGATCCTGGCGCAGGCGTTCTGGGTGCGCGGCCTGGCGCGGCCGTGGCGCGCCCGCGTGCGCCTGGCCGGTGCGCGGCTGAAGAGCGGCGCCGGCCTGGCGCTGGCGCTCAGCGTAGCCGGTTTCATCGGCACCGGCGCCTGGATCTTCTACAACACCAACGTGCTCAACAAGTATGTGCCGTCGGACCTCGCCATGGACCGCCAGGCCGACTGCGAGAAGAACTACCGCAAGTACAAGGATTTGCCGCAGCCGCGCATCACCGACGTGCGCGCCGACGTCGACATCTATCCGGACGAGCGCCGCGTGGCGATCCGTGGCCGCTATCTGCTGGAAAACAAAACCGGCCTGCCGCTGACGGAACTGCGCCTGCAGGTCAATCCGGACGTCGAAACCCGCTATGCCAACCTGCCGCCGCACCAGGTCGTGCTGGACGACAAGATCGCCGGCTTCAAGGTCATCAAGCTGGCGCAGCCGATCGCGCCGGGCGCGCGGCTCGACCTCGGCTTCACCGTCGATGTCCGCCATGAAGGCTTCACCAACAGCGGCGCGGCCGACAGCGTCAACCTGAACGGCACCTTCTTCAACAACTCCGAGTACTTCCCGCACTTCGGCTACCGCGACGATGTCGAGCTCAAGGACCGCAACGAGCGCCGCAAGCGCGGCCTGGGCGAACCGCAGCGCATGGCCAAGCTGGAGGACGAGAAGGCGCGCGCCAACACCGCCTTCGGCGGCGAGGCCGACTGGATCAATTTCGAGACCACGGTCTCGACCAGCGGCGACCAGATCGCCATCGCCCCGGGCTATCTGCAAAAGACCTGGGAGCAGGGCGGACGCCGCTATTTCCACTACAAGATGGACCGGCCGATGGCCAACTTCTTTGCCTACCTGTCGGCGCGCTGGACCGTCAAGAAGGGCGAATGGCGCGGCCTGCCGATCGAGGTCTATTACGACAGCAAGCACGCCTACAACGTCGACCGCATGATCACGTCGACGCAAAAGTCGCTCGACTATTTCGATGCCAATTTCACGCCGTACCAGCACAAGCAGGTGCGCATCCTCGAGTTCCCGAACTACCAGGGCTTCGCGCAATCGTTCGCCAACACCATTCCGTATTCGGAATCGCTCGGCTTCATCGCCGACCTGCGCGACAAGGACGACATCGACTACGTCTACTACGTGACCGCGCATGAGGTGGCGCACCAGTGGTGGGGCCACCAGGTGATCGGCGCCAACGTCCAGGGCTCGACCATGCTGATCGAATCGCTGGCGCAATACTCGGCGCTGATGGTGATGGAAAAGGAATACGGCCGCGACAAGCTGCGCCGCTTCCTGCGCTTCGAACTGGACAGCTACTTGCGCGACCGTGGCGGCGAGCTGATCGAAGAGCAGCCCTTGTTCCGCGTGGAGAACCAGCAATACATCCACTACCGCAAGGGCAGCCTGGTGTTCTACCGCCTGCGCGACGAGATCGGTGAGGCGGCACTGAACCGCGCGCTCAAGCGCTTCCTGCAGGACAAGGGATACCAGGAGGCGCCGTACACCACCAGCCGCGAGTTGCTGGCCTACATACGCGCCGAAGCGCCGCGGGACAAGCAAGCGCTGATCACCGACCTGTTCGAGAAGATCGTCTTCTACGACAACCGCGTGACGGACGCCAAGGCGAAGAAACGCGCCGACGGCCAGTGGGACGTGACAATGACCTTGCACCTGGCCAAGATGGAAGCGGACGGCAAGGGCAAGGAAACGCCGCGCGCCTACGACGAGCCGGTCGAGATCGCCATCTTCGCCCGCGCGCCGGGTGCCAAGGAAAGCGAGGAACGCGTGCTGTTCACCGAGAAACGGCTACTGGTGGGCAGCGAGCCGGTGGTCACGGTCACGGTCAAGGAGCAGCCGTTCGACGTCGGCGTCGACCCGTACAACAAGATGATCGACCGCGTCTCGCGTGACAACCGCAAAGAGGTTGTGATCGAGTAA
- a CDS encoding ABC transporter ATP-binding protein: MTNNLGAGILPGMIELSNIRKTYRQGGNEIHALDGIDLRVAPGEFVAIMGPSGSGKSTLLNVLGALDRPDTGRYRLAQDEISALDDDAASDVRNRRIGFVFQSFHLLPRLTVLENVLLPQRYARHADTGAAERAVALLERIGLGQRIGHLPGQLSGGQLQRAAIARALLNQPALLLADEPTGNLDSRSAADVLDLLRELHAGGQTLVLVTHDPAIAAGAQRTIHLRDGRIAEGGP; this comes from the coding sequence TTGACAAACAATCTCGGCGCCGGGATACTTCCCGGCATGATCGAGCTCAGTAATATTCGCAAGACCTACCGCCAGGGCGGTAACGAGATCCACGCGCTGGACGGCATCGACTTGCGGGTGGCGCCCGGCGAGTTTGTCGCCATCATGGGGCCGTCCGGTTCGGGCAAGTCGACCTTGCTCAATGTGCTTGGCGCGCTGGACCGTCCGGACACTGGCCGCTATCGTCTGGCCCAGGACGAGATCAGCGCCCTCGACGACGACGCCGCCTCCGATGTGCGCAACCGCCGCATCGGCTTCGTGTTCCAGTCCTTCCATCTGCTGCCGCGCCTGACCGTGCTCGAAAACGTGCTGCTGCCGCAGCGCTACGCCCGCCACGCCGACACCGGCGCCGCCGAGCGCGCCGTCGCGCTGCTCGAGCGCATCGGCCTGGGACAGCGCATCGGCCACTTGCCGGGCCAGTTGTCGGGCGGCCAGTTGCAGCGCGCCGCCATCGCCCGCGCCCTGTTGAACCAGCCGGCCCTGCTGCTGGCCGACGAGCCGACCGGCAACCTCGATTCGCGCAGCGCGGCCGACGTGCTCGATCTGCTGCGCGAATTGCACGCCGGCGGCCAGACGCTGGTGCTGGTCACCCACGATCCGGCCATCGCCGCCGGCGCGCAGCGCACCATCCATTTGCGCGACGGCCGCATCGCCGAAGGCGGGCCGTGA
- a CDS encoding sigma-70 family RNA polymerase sigma factor, translated as MPPITDTDGALFETLRPRLKAISRRIVGSEAEAEDVVQDCFLKWQDVEQAALATPAAWLTTVVQHQSIDRLRKRARDLAAARHAMELAPEVAPAPPEDVLLRRAELGEALARLLARLSASERLALVLHEVLECEHADIAAALGTTTVNARQYLARARRRLREDGAEAPASEKLCRELIRRFQAAINGRDVPAMVTLLGDEQPVSVIASPLPRLRAGACANDACYHPRHPVLAA; from the coding sequence ATGCCCCCCATTACCGACACCGACGGCGCCCTGTTCGAAACGCTGCGCCCGCGCCTGAAAGCGATCAGCCGCCGCATCGTTGGTAGCGAAGCGGAAGCCGAGGACGTCGTGCAGGATTGTTTTCTCAAGTGGCAAGACGTCGAACAGGCGGCGCTGGCGACTCCGGCGGCGTGGCTGACCACCGTCGTGCAACACCAGTCGATCGACCGCCTGCGCAAGCGCGCGCGGGACCTGGCGGCGGCGCGCCACGCGATGGAGCTGGCGCCCGAGGTGGCGCCGGCGCCGCCGGAGGATGTCTTGCTGCGGCGCGCCGAACTGGGCGAGGCGCTGGCCCGTTTGCTGGCACGCCTGTCGGCGTCCGAACGCCTGGCGCTGGTGCTGCATGAAGTGTTGGAATGCGAACATGCCGACATCGCGGCCGCGCTCGGCACGACGACGGTGAACGCGCGCCAATACCTGGCGCGCGCAAGACGACGGCTGCGGGAAGACGGTGCGGAAGCGCCCGCCAGCGAGAAGCTATGCCGCGAGTTGATACGCCGCTTCCAGGCGGCAATCAACGGCCGCGACGTGCCGGCGATGGTGACATTGCTCGGCGACGAACAACCGGTGTCGGTGATCGCCTCGCCATTGCCGCGGCTGCGCGCCGGCGCCTGCGCCAACGACGCCTGCTACCATCCCCGGCACCCCGTCCTGGCCGCTTAA
- a CDS encoding ABC transporter ATP-binding protein produces the protein MLSIKQLSKTYANGVKAINNVSLDIPNGMFGLLGPNGAGKSSLMRTIATLQDPDSGSIDFNGLDVLAQPEALRRQLGYLPQDFGVYPKVSAETLLNHFAVLKGLTARGERKEAVEALLQQTNLWEARKRNLGTYSGGMRQRFGIAQALLGSPRLVIVDEPTAGLDPDERNRFLNLLAKIGEQVVVILSTHIVADVTDLCPRMAIIVKGEVLSQGEPLAAIDTIKSKVWRRSVSAEALPEYQQRFNVLHTRLVGGKPQINVYADSQPDDGFIAVEPDLEDVYFLHVRNAARAATSPVV, from the coding sequence ATGCTATCGATCAAACAGCTGAGCAAGACCTACGCCAACGGCGTCAAAGCGATCAACAACGTCAGCCTGGACATTCCCAACGGCATGTTCGGCCTGCTCGGCCCCAACGGCGCCGGCAAGTCCTCGCTGATGCGCACCATCGCCACCTTGCAAGATCCCGATAGCGGCAGCATCGATTTCAACGGCCTCGACGTGCTGGCCCAGCCCGAGGCGCTGCGCCGCCAGCTCGGCTACCTGCCGCAGGACTTCGGCGTCTACCCGAAAGTCAGCGCCGAGACCCTGCTCAACCACTTCGCCGTCCTCAAGGGCCTGACGGCGCGCGGCGAGCGCAAGGAGGCCGTCGAGGCGCTGCTGCAGCAGACCAACCTGTGGGAAGCGCGCAAGCGCAACCTCGGCACCTACTCGGGCGGCATGCGCCAGCGCTTCGGCATCGCCCAGGCGCTGCTCGGCTCGCCGCGTCTGGTGATAGTCGACGAACCGACCGCCGGCCTCGACCCGGACGAGCGCAACCGCTTCCTCAACCTGCTGGCCAAGATCGGCGAGCAGGTGGTGGTGATCCTGTCGACCCACATCGTGGCCGACGTCACCGACCTGTGCCCGCGCATGGCCATCATCGTCAAGGGCGAGGTGCTCAGCCAGGGCGAGCCGCTGGCCGCCATCGACACCATCAAGAGCAAGGTCTGGCGCCGCAGCGTCAGCGCCGAAGCGCTGCCGGAATACCAGCAGCGCTTCAACGTGCTGCACACGCGCCTGGTCGGCGGCAAGCCGCAGATCAACGTCTACGCCGACAGCCAGCCGGACGACGGCTTCATCGCCGTCGAACCGGACCTGGAGGACGTCTACTTCCTTCACGTGCGCAACGCCGCGCGCGCCGCCACGTCGCCAGTGGTTTAA
- the clpP gene encoding ATP-dependent Clp endopeptidase proteolytic subunit ClpP: MIATSPLALGLVPTVVEQTGRGERAFDIYSRLLKERVIFLVGEVTEQSANLIVAQLLFLESEDPNKDISLYINSPGGSVYAGLAVYDTMQFIKPDVSTLCTGFAASMGSFLLAAGAIGKRYALPNARIMIHQPHGGSQGVASDIEIQAREVLYLRHRLNTLYAERTGQTLERIEKDSDRDHFMSAAQGAEYGLIDRVLATRDVD, encoded by the coding sequence ATGATTGCGACTTCCCCCCTGGCGCTCGGCCTGGTGCCGACCGTCGTTGAGCAAACGGGACGCGGCGAGCGCGCCTTCGACATTTACTCGCGCCTGTTGAAGGAGCGCGTGATTTTTCTGGTCGGCGAGGTGACGGAGCAATCGGCCAACCTGATCGTCGCGCAGTTGCTGTTCCTGGAATCGGAGGACCCCAACAAGGATATTTCGCTGTACATCAATTCGCCCGGCGGCTCGGTGTACGCCGGCTTGGCCGTCTACGACACCATGCAGTTCATCAAGCCGGACGTGTCCACCTTGTGCACGGGTTTCGCCGCCAGCATGGGCTCGTTCCTGCTGGCGGCCGGCGCAATCGGCAAACGTTACGCGCTGCCCAATGCCCGCATCATGATTCATCAGCCGCATGGCGGATCGCAGGGGGTGGCGTCCGACATCGAAATCCAGGCGCGCGAGGTGCTGTACCTGCGCCACCGCCTCAACACCCTCTATGCCGAACGTACTGGACAGACACTGGAACGGATCGAAAAGGATTCGGACCGCGACCATTTCATGTCGGCCGCCCAAGGCGCGGAATACGGCCTGATCGACCGCGTGCTGGCGACGCGCGACGTCGACTGA
- a CDS encoding secretion protein HlyD — translation MSDTRKPLAITLALAVSLSIALSVFLAGCGGDVASSGAAAETLSPRPWLETLAVDGEIKAAASTPLNVPGNNWSQRILVDMVADGSSVEKGQVVARFDSPQSRMELSQAELELLRKTLAEQTSASAASVERDKLAGDRAKVEDDLGLSRRYANVDLSIFPRNDILDALADVGFLTTKRTYLDWKGGQAQARTAAQDAVLHSQRDSVVRTAAQQRDSLAALELVAPHDGVFLLTAKWDGTKAEIGSTQVASQEFGSLPDLNQLVAHFSVAEGQVFGLKTGLPVRVRLAGTGTELVLKVTRVGSNASTTSQESPVKYSDFDAAIDTATARKLGLKPGQALRGTVELVAQPAALTVPNIALVQDGAGYVVYTEEGGKQTRRKVELGQRGPVRSELKSGVAAGARIVLLPPAPTEKS, via the coding sequence ATGAGCGACACCCGCAAGCCGCTGGCAATAACATTGGCGCTGGCTGTTTCGTTGAGCATCGCATTGAGCGTTTTCTTGGCCGGCTGCGGCGGCGACGTGGCGTCATCCGGCGCCGCCGCCGAGACGCTGTCGCCGCGTCCATGGCTGGAAACCCTGGCCGTCGATGGCGAGATCAAGGCCGCCGCCAGCACGCCGCTCAACGTGCCCGGCAACAACTGGAGCCAGCGCATCCTGGTCGACATGGTGGCCGACGGCAGCAGCGTGGAAAAGGGCCAAGTCGTGGCGCGCTTCGACTCGCCGCAATCGCGCATGGAGCTGTCGCAGGCCGAGCTGGAACTGTTGCGCAAGACGTTGGCCGAGCAGACCAGCGCGAGCGCCGCCAGCGTCGAGCGCGACAAACTGGCCGGCGACCGCGCCAAGGTCGAGGACGACCTGGGCCTGAGCCGGCGCTACGCCAATGTCGACCTGAGCATCTTTCCCCGCAACGACATACTGGACGCCTTGGCCGATGTCGGCTTCCTGACCACCAAGCGCACCTACCTGGATTGGAAGGGCGGCCAGGCGCAGGCGCGTACGGCCGCGCAGGACGCGGTGCTGCATTCGCAGCGCGACAGCGTGGTGCGGACAGCAGCCCAACAGCGCGACAGCCTGGCCGCGCTGGAACTGGTGGCGCCGCACGACGGCGTGTTCCTGCTGACGGCCAAGTGGGACGGCACCAAGGCGGAGATCGGCTCGACCCAGGTGGCGAGCCAGGAGTTCGGCTCGCTGCCCGACCTGAACCAGCTGGTCGCCCATTTCAGCGTGGCCGAGGGCCAGGTCTTCGGCCTGAAGACCGGCTTGCCGGTACGGGTGCGCCTGGCCGGCACCGGCACCGAGCTCGTCCTCAAGGTCACGCGCGTCGGCAGCAACGCCAGCACCACGTCGCAGGAGTCGCCCGTCAAGTACAGCGACTTCGACGCGGCCATCGACACCGCCACCGCCCGCAAGCTCGGCCTCAAGCCCGGCCAGGCCTTGCGCGGCACGGTGGAGCTCGTCGCGCAGCCGGCCGCGCTGACGGTGCCCAACATCGCGCTGGTGCAGGACGGCGCCGGCTACGTCGTCTACACGGAAGAGGGCGGCAAACAGACGCGCCGCAAGGTCGAGCTGGGACAACGCGGCCCGGTGCGCAGCGAATTGAAAAGCGGCGTCGCCGCCGGCGCGCGCATCGTGCTGCTGCCGCCGGCGCCGACGGAGAAATCATGA
- a CDS encoding HlyD family efflux transporter periplasmic adaptor subunit produces MRRATVALPAAAVLALAVAAALGLDLGPAGAGPAVASAPATGKTGTAGKPEAASAIAAAAPRPVLLTGEVEALDSQTITVPPSNSAPLTLRNFVAEGTHVKAGDVVLRIETGGAANIDRLETELEQARARAEKETATLEVAAVEAEKALVTAQAALAKAKVEAALPKTQISVLDYDRHQAAFGNATRDLAIKRDADVSAREAVGRRREDGQLEVKKLQINLAFQIAQLAQSEVRAKRDGVVVHGYSPWLGQRFEEGSSAWPGNAAGVVLGNGEMAVTAWALEADRPYLSEGQSVSLRFDALPATATAAVTGKIKSITSAPEARASWGLGRYFRIKIALPDGHGLPLVAGMSALVEPRAAKAPPPAPAPGDEALTVEGEIASRGALPVSPPSIPHVWQYKLAQIAPEGTMVEAGQQIAQFESNDVTTRLITQQGTLNEKLRALDKLKLDQTEADRAGELAVAEAQSNADKAERKATMPKELIRRVDYDKLVIERGEKNQLAKLAVTQHRAQMRARQAERAGLQAEIAQQQTQIAALAKGQAALKVVAPRRGLVVYRTGFDGQKFSAGSQVWMGLTVATLADPDKLYIAANVPEAQSSRVRVGQAARVTVPGSNQTLNARVVGLGRAFHGKSTAQPTIVRDVELQFDGGTNGLKPGAAVQAVLVADAARSAEKKQ; encoded by the coding sequence GTGAGGCGCGCCACCGTGGCGCTGCCGGCCGCCGCGGTGCTGGCGCTGGCCGTCGCCGCCGCGCTGGGGCTGGATCTCGGCCCGGCCGGGGCCGGCCCTGCCGTCGCTTCCGCGCCCGCCACGGGCAAGACCGGTACCGCCGGGAAGCCTGAAGCCGCTTCGGCCATCGCCGCCGCCGCGCCACGCCCGGTGCTGCTGACCGGCGAAGTGGAGGCGCTGGACTCGCAAACCATCACCGTGCCGCCATCGAACTCGGCGCCGCTGACCCTGCGCAATTTCGTTGCCGAGGGCACGCACGTCAAAGCCGGCGACGTGGTGCTGCGCATCGAGACCGGCGGCGCCGCCAACATCGACCGGCTCGAAACCGAGCTGGAACAGGCACGCGCGCGCGCGGAAAAGGAAACCGCCACCCTGGAAGTGGCCGCCGTCGAGGCCGAGAAGGCGTTGGTCACCGCGCAGGCCGCGCTGGCCAAGGCCAAGGTCGAGGCGGCGCTGCCCAAGACGCAGATCTCGGTGCTGGACTACGACCGCCACCAGGCCGCGTTCGGCAACGCCACGCGCGACCTGGCGATCAAGCGCGATGCCGACGTCAGCGCGCGCGAGGCGGTCGGCCGGCGCCGCGAGGACGGCCAGCTGGAAGTCAAGAAGCTGCAGATCAACCTGGCGTTCCAGATCGCCCAGCTGGCGCAATCGGAAGTGCGCGCCAAGCGCGACGGCGTGGTCGTGCACGGCTACAGCCCGTGGTTGGGCCAGCGCTTCGAGGAGGGCTCGTCGGCCTGGCCGGGCAACGCCGCCGGCGTGGTGCTGGGCAACGGCGAGATGGCCGTCACCGCCTGGGCGCTGGAAGCCGACCGGCCCTACCTGTCCGAGGGACAGTCGGTGAGCCTGCGCTTCGACGCCTTGCCGGCCACCGCCACCGCCGCCGTCACCGGCAAGATCAAGTCCATCACCAGCGCGCCGGAAGCGCGCGCGAGCTGGGGGCTGGGCCGCTACTTCCGCATCAAGATCGCGCTGCCCGACGGGCACGGCCTGCCGCTGGTGGCGGGCATGAGCGCCCTGGTCGAACCGCGCGCGGCCAAGGCTCCGCCGCCGGCGCCCGCGCCCGGGGACGAGGCGCTCACCGTCGAGGGCGAGATCGCCTCGCGCGGCGCGCTGCCGGTGTCGCCGCCGAGCATACCGCACGTCTGGCAGTACAAGCTGGCGCAGATCGCGCCCGAAGGCACCATGGTCGAGGCCGGGCAGCAGATCGCGCAGTTCGAATCGAACGACGTCACCACCCGGCTGATCACGCAGCAGGGCACGCTCAATGAAAAGCTGCGCGCGCTCGACAAGCTCAAGCTCGACCAGACCGAGGCCGACCGCGCGGGCGAACTGGCCGTGGCGGAGGCGCAAAGCAACGCCGACAAGGCCGAGCGCAAGGCCACCATGCCGAAGGAACTGATACGGCGCGTCGACTACGACAAGCTGGTGATCGAGCGGGGCGAGAAAAACCAGCTGGCCAAGCTGGCGGTGACCCAGCATCGGGCGCAGATGCGCGCCCGCCAGGCCGAGCGCGCCGGCCTGCAGGCCGAGATCGCGCAGCAGCAGACGCAGATCGCCGCGCTGGCCAAGGGCCAGGCCGCGCTGAAGGTGGTGGCGCCGCGCAGGGGACTGGTGGTCTACCGCACCGGGTTCGACGGCCAGAAATTCAGCGCTGGCAGCCAGGTCTGGATGGGGCTGACGGTGGCCACGCTGGCCGATCCGGACAAGTTGTACATCGCCGCCAACGTGCCCGAGGCGCAGTCGTCGCGGGTGCGCGTGGGGCAGGCGGCGCGCGTGACGGTACCGGGCAGCAACCAGACGCTGAACGCGCGCGTGGTCGGGCTCGGTCGTGCCTTCCACGGCAAATCGACCGCGCAGCCGACCATCGTGCGCGATGTCGAATTGCAGTTCGACGGCGGCACCAACGGCCTTAAGCCGGGCGCGGCGGTGCAGGCGGTGCTGGTCGCCGACGCCGCCCGTTCAGCGGAGAAAAAACAATGA